Proteins encoded by one window of Phenylobacterium soli:
- a CDS encoding diacylglycerol/lipid kinase family protein, with protein MTRIRRVEVVANLASGGVDKDAPDEIEKIFADHGLNAHVCAPETHDLTNCLRAAVDAAPDLLVVLAGDGTARTAAELCGPEGPLLAPLPGGTMNLLPRTIYGKRSWQDALSLALAEGEARNLGGGMVGDHPFLVAAVLGSPALWAPAREAARYGEPWLALAWARRAFQRAFSGRLRYSLDGGEREKAEAVVFMCPHVSRAMADETPALEAAALDLHGTGDAFRLGLNALVRDWRDDPAVVTRPCRRARVWASKGIPALLDGELHRLSSSTEVSWRPNVARILAPPKED; from the coding sequence GTGACGCGCATCCGCCGCGTCGAGGTCGTCGCCAACCTGGCGTCCGGAGGCGTCGACAAGGATGCGCCCGACGAGATCGAGAAGATCTTCGCCGACCACGGGCTGAACGCCCACGTCTGCGCGCCCGAGACCCACGACCTGACCAACTGCCTGCGGGCGGCGGTGGACGCCGCGCCCGACCTCCTCGTCGTGCTGGCCGGCGACGGCACGGCGCGGACCGCCGCCGAGCTGTGCGGGCCCGAGGGGCCGCTGCTGGCGCCGCTGCCCGGCGGGACGATGAACCTGTTGCCGCGGACGATCTACGGCAAGCGCTCCTGGCAGGACGCCCTTTCCCTGGCCCTGGCCGAGGGCGAGGCGCGCAACCTCGGCGGCGGCATGGTCGGCGACCATCCATTCCTGGTGGCCGCGGTGCTGGGCTCGCCGGCCCTGTGGGCGCCGGCCCGCGAGGCGGCGCGCTACGGCGAGCCGTGGCTGGCGCTGGCCTGGGCCCGGCGGGCGTTCCAGCGGGCGTTCTCCGGCCGGCTGCGCTACAGCCTGGACGGCGGCGAGCGGGAGAAGGCGGAGGCGGTGGTGTTCATGTGCCCGCACGTGTCCCGCGCCATGGCCGACGAGACCCCGGCCCTGGAGGCCGCCGCGCTCGATCTGCACGGCACGGGCGACGCCTTCCGGCTGGGGCTGAACGCCCTGGTGCGCGACTGGCGCGACGACCCGGCGGTGGTGACGCGTCCATGCCGCCGGGCGCGGGTCTGGGCCTCCAAGGGAATCCCCGCCTTGCTGGACGGCGAGCTGCATCGACTGTCGTCCTCCACCGAGGTGAGCTGGCGAC
- a CDS encoding phage holin family protein has product MLHFIVRALFAALGLWLSARFVPGIRVRDTETLLLAAVLLGLVNAFIRPIVFVLTLPLTVVTLGLFLLVVNALMILLVSALLRGFHVDGLVAAVLAAIVTGITSWIGHAVLRDAGF; this is encoded by the coding sequence GTGCTGCACTTCATCGTCCGCGCGCTGTTCGCCGCGCTGGGGCTGTGGCTGTCGGCGCGGTTCGTGCCGGGGATCCGGGTGCGCGACACCGAGACCCTGCTGCTGGCCGCCGTGCTGCTGGGCCTCGTCAACGCCTTCATCCGGCCGATCGTCTTCGTGCTCACCCTGCCGCTGACGGTGGTGACCCTGGGCCTCTTCCTGCTGGTGGTGAACGCCCTGATGATCCTCCTCGTCTCGGCCCTGCTGCGCGGCTTCCACGTGGACGGCCTGGTCGCGGCGGTGCTGGCGGCGATCGTCACCGGCATCACCAGCTGGATCGGCCACGCCGTCCTGCGCGACGCCGGCTTCTAG
- a CDS encoding OmpA family protein has translation MKTMVLATAVAFGAAASLGGCATVQNARARLVRASARCVDQTVQIYFEPQSAALTREGRLVIDQAASQARGCRVTTVDVVGLADAAGAPDANLELSKRRAEAVAAALAANGLPAADFQVGAAGQAGAVTADGKAAPLRRRADVTLHLAAR, from the coding sequence ATGAAGACCATGGTGCTGGCGACGGCCGTCGCCTTCGGGGCTGCGGCGAGCCTGGGCGGCTGCGCCACGGTGCAGAACGCCCGCGCCCGGCTGGTGCGCGCGTCCGCGCGCTGCGTGGACCAGACGGTGCAGATCTATTTCGAGCCGCAATCGGCGGCCCTGACCCGCGAGGGCCGGCTGGTCATCGATCAGGCGGCGAGCCAGGCGCGCGGCTGCCGCGTGACCACGGTCGATGTGGTGGGCCTGGCGGACGCCGCCGGCGCCCCTGACGCCAACCTCGAGCTCTCGAAGCGCCGGGCCGAGGCGGTCGCCGCCGCGCTCGCCGCCAACGGCCTGCCAGCCGCCGACTTCCAGGTCGGCGCCGCGGGCCAGGCCGGCGCCGTGACCGCCGACGGCAAGGCCGCGCCCCTGCGCCGCCGCGCCGACGTCACCCTTCACCTCGCCGCGCGCTGA
- a CDS encoding CaiB/BaiF CoA transferase family protein encodes MLLAGVKVVEWSTWVAGPGCAAVMADWGADVIKVESAAGDATRGFWPDTEESPGNPIFSNENRGKRGVVLNTASPAGRAALLAILKDADVFVTNVRPGALKRARLDYESLKDELPRLIYANVTGYGLTGPEADIPAFDLTGFWTRSGVAHATIPPDQEPFTCRPGFGDHVTALATLSGVLAALHERHATGRGRQVETALIRAGVYALGWDYSIHLRYGEAVTAQPRDDRPGALSGYFRTRDERWFCVASRAPRDLPAVLAQLGHADMVENPRYAVPILDLEAVREVRAVLDDAFAGLTLDEVRALMTRADVIWAPMATLDEVVADPQAHEAGCFVETPDGWGGAFAAPAAPVRFPGLDHGPRTPAPRLGQHTREVLREAGFGEAEIEGLFAAGAAQQAV; translated from the coding sequence ATGCTGCTCGCGGGCGTGAAGGTCGTGGAGTGGTCGACCTGGGTGGCGGGGCCGGGCTGCGCCGCGGTCATGGCCGACTGGGGCGCCGACGTCATCAAGGTGGAGAGCGCCGCCGGGGACGCGACCCGCGGCTTCTGGCCCGACACCGAGGAGAGCCCGGGCAACCCGATCTTCTCCAACGAGAACCGCGGGAAGCGGGGGGTGGTGCTCAACACCGCCAGCCCCGCCGGACGCGCCGCCCTGCTGGCGATCCTCAAGGACGCCGACGTCTTCGTCACCAACGTCCGTCCCGGCGCCCTCAAGCGCGCCCGCCTTGACTACGAGAGCCTGAAGGACGAGCTGCCGCGGCTGATCTACGCCAATGTCACCGGCTACGGCCTCACCGGCCCGGAGGCCGACATCCCGGCCTTCGACCTGACCGGTTTCTGGACCCGCTCTGGCGTCGCCCACGCCACCATCCCGCCGGACCAGGAGCCCTTCACCTGCCGGCCGGGGTTCGGCGACCACGTCACCGCCCTCGCGACCCTCTCCGGCGTCCTCGCCGCCCTGCACGAGCGCCACGCCACCGGCCGCGGCCGCCAGGTGGAGACCGCGCTGATCCGCGCCGGCGTCTATGCGCTCGGCTGGGACTATTCGATCCACCTGCGCTACGGCGAGGCCGTCACCGCCCAGCCGCGCGACGACCGGCCCGGCGCCCTCTCCGGCTATTTCCGCACCCGCGACGAGCGCTGGTTCTGCGTCGCCTCGCGCGCGCCGCGCGACCTGCCGGCAGTGCTCGCCCAGCTCGGCCACGCCGACATGGTGGAGAACCCCCGCTACGCCGTGCCGATCCTCGACCTCGAGGCGGTGCGGGAGGTGCGGGCGGTGCTCGACGACGCCTTCGCCGGCCTCACCCTAGACGAGGTCAGGGCCCTGATGACGCGAGCCGACGTGATCTGGGCGCCCATGGCCACCCTCGACGAGGTCGTCGCCGACCCTCAGGCGCACGAGGCCGGCTGCTTCGTCGAGACGCCGGACGGCTGGGGCGGCGCCTTCGCCGCGCCCGCCGCGCCGGTCCGCTTCCCGGGCCTCGACCACGGCCCGCGCACGCCCGCGCCCCGCCTTGGCCAGCACACCCGTGAGGTGCTGCGCGAGGCCGGCTTCGGCGAGGCCGAGATCGAGGGGCTGTTCGCCGCCGGGGCCGCCCAGCAGGCCGTCTAG
- a CDS encoding YMGG-like glycine zipper-containing protein, with protein MLKPLIALAGAGVLVAACADDPHTTNTTLGGAALGAVAGAVIGNNVGSGNAATGAAIGAAVGGAAGAVKGCRDQGGCGSTANVNRRQYYDDRAGRYYYYDPATGRYYWEDGSPRY; from the coding sequence ATGCTCAAGCCATTGATCGCGCTCGCCGGCGCCGGCGTTCTGGTCGCCGCCTGCGCGGACGACCCGCACACCACCAACACCACGCTCGGCGGCGCCGCGCTCGGCGCAGTCGCGGGCGCCGTGATCGGCAACAACGTGGGCTCCGGCAATGCGGCGACCGGCGCGGCGATCGGCGCTGCGGTCGGCGGTGCGGCCGGCGCCGTGAAGGGCTGCCGGGACCAGGGCGGCTGCGGCTCGACGGCCAACGTCAACCGCCGCCAGTACTATGACGATCGTGCGGGCCGGTACTACTATTACGATCCTGCGACCGGCCGGTACTACTGGGAAGACGGCTCGCCGCGCTACTGA